Proteins found in one Legionella pneumophila subsp. pascullei genomic segment:
- a CDS encoding L,D-transpeptidase family protein, with the protein MKRFFPILFILYCCNLFAMAPKLNWDKAIDNAIKRYGLRVEPQLISYFSKAGVSYPPKEIALLAFKSERKVELWAKNPNQEWTHIHDYPLTGFSGRLGPKLRENDKQIPEGIYKLVNFNPFSSMHLSMMINYPNSFDRQKGYMDGRKELGNNIFIHGKNLSVGCLAVGDLAIDQLFILARRVGLKNIQVIIAPNDLRYQKPSTSTFAQPRWLPELYKQISESLKPFKKTKFTA; encoded by the coding sequence ATGAAACGATTTTTTCCAATATTGTTTATTCTTTACTGCTGTAATTTATTTGCAATGGCACCCAAGCTTAACTGGGATAAAGCGATTGACAATGCAATAAAACGTTATGGGCTAAGAGTAGAGCCGCAATTGATTTCTTATTTTTCTAAAGCCGGAGTTAGCTATCCTCCTAAAGAAATTGCCTTGCTTGCTTTTAAATCTGAGCGTAAAGTTGAATTATGGGCAAAAAATCCAAATCAGGAATGGACACATATTCATGATTACCCATTAACTGGCTTTAGCGGGCGTTTAGGACCTAAATTACGTGAAAATGACAAGCAAATCCCTGAAGGGATCTATAAATTAGTAAATTTTAATCCTTTTAGTAGTATGCACTTATCCATGATGATTAACTATCCGAATAGCTTTGACCGGCAAAAAGGTTATATGGATGGTAGAAAAGAGTTAGGGAATAATATTTTTATTCATGGGAAAAATTTATCTGTTGGTTGTTTGGCTGTCGGTGATCTTGCCATCGATCAATTATTTATTTTAGCCAGAAGAGTTGGTCTTAAAAATATACAGGTTATTATTGCCCCTAATGATTTACGATATCAAAAACCATCAACCTCTACATTTGCCCAGCCCAGATGGTTACCCGAACTTTATAAACAAATTTCAGAGTCACTTAAACCCTTTAAAAAAACCAAATTTACTGCTTAA
- the lipB gene encoding lipoyl(octanoyl) transferase LipB has translation MIIHNLGIKDYTEIWEQMKEFTEARDNHTCDELWLLEHYPVYTQGQAGKPEHVLNANSIKIVQSDRGGQVTYHGPGQLVAYVLMDIRRRNLGIKTLVTQLEQILISVLEHYKIAANIRSGAPGVYIGEKKIASIGLRVKNGCTYHGIALNVNMDLNPFSGINPCGFAKMEMTQMSHFYPNIQLDEVSQHFVQYFLNQFR, from the coding sequence ATGATAATTCATAATTTAGGCATAAAAGATTATACTGAAATATGGGAGCAGATGAAGGAGTTCACTGAAGCTCGTGATAACCATACCTGCGATGAGCTTTGGTTATTAGAGCATTATCCTGTATACACTCAGGGACAGGCAGGGAAACCAGAGCATGTACTCAATGCCAACTCTATAAAAATTGTGCAATCAGATCGTGGAGGGCAAGTTACATATCATGGCCCCGGCCAATTAGTTGCCTATGTTTTAATGGATATTCGTCGCAGGAATCTGGGCATAAAAACTTTAGTAACACAGCTGGAACAAATATTAATTTCAGTTTTAGAGCATTATAAAATTGCAGCAAACATTCGTAGTGGAGCACCCGGGGTTTACATCGGCGAAAAAAAAATTGCATCGATAGGGCTTAGGGTGAAAAATGGATGTACCTATCATGGTATAGCATTAAATGTGAATATGGATTTGAACCCGTTTTCAGGTATAAACCCGTGTGGTTTTGCTAAAATGGAAATGACACAGATGAGTCATTTCTATCCTAATATTCAGTTAGATGAAGTAAGCCAACATTTTGTACAGTATTTTTTGAATCAATTTAGATAA
- a CDS encoding VTT domain-containing protein, with protein sequence MNLLADYVQPMTYWLQANPHWSLFITFLIALSESLAVIGSIIPGSVTMTAIGILAGSGIMRIDLTLLAATLGAVCGDSLSYFLGYFYSDRLIEIWPFRKYPGLLKYGKEFFASHGGKSVLIGRFVGPLRSIIPVIAGIMHMKQWRFLIANVVSAIGWSILYVMPGVLIGAAGHELSAEGATRFFILILVILAVIWLTSLVLKWLFIKLNSFLRSNLHRFWLGIKTSPRLSKVYYAITPAQEENHYNTVGLILIALVVFFLFLALAIFTLEGQLLDYINVPVHFFMQSVHSSLLEAFFIACAQLTSKSTLIGLFIVSCVWFIYHKNYRATVYLSSITLFSCFIALFLTKIIDSPRPQGLLVTLPGSSFPSISISIATALYGFILFYINSKYSLITSSFKTIILIVLGLSGFANIYLGDFWFSDILAAYLLGAEICLIHCLVYRRFSTSIIKNEHPLIMLMSLFMVIVLTTAISTAVNFKELVHDHMPYHKEFTLTEKQWWDQQSPLLPLYRLNRIGKRISLLNIQYVGDLDTLQNKLEQFGWEPQSDKTFFTRLLMRMNNAPSNVKLPLLTQLFENKKPGLMMTYQDKKSRLILDLTIWQSNYYLSDPKRIVWIGSIHQNIFNLKQKKSKHDLPPVLNPLSYVIPALDDFTLRRIVLSYNLIKTSAFPTAPFILLIKTK encoded by the coding sequence ATGAATTTGTTAGCAGATTATGTGCAACCAATGACTTACTGGCTACAAGCAAACCCACATTGGTCTCTGTTTATCACTTTCTTAATCGCTTTAAGCGAATCTTTAGCTGTAATTGGAAGTATTATACCTGGCTCTGTCACCATGACTGCAATAGGGATATTAGCCGGTTCTGGAATCATGCGTATTGATTTGACATTACTTGCTGCAACGCTGGGGGCTGTTTGTGGAGATAGCCTTAGTTATTTTTTGGGATACTTCTATAGTGATCGTTTAATCGAGATCTGGCCCTTTAGAAAATATCCAGGCTTATTGAAGTATGGTAAAGAGTTTTTTGCAAGCCATGGTGGTAAAAGTGTATTAATAGGTCGGTTTGTTGGCCCATTACGTTCAATCATTCCAGTAATCGCTGGAATAATGCATATGAAACAATGGAGATTCCTGATTGCAAATGTGGTTTCTGCTATCGGTTGGTCAATTTTATACGTTATGCCAGGAGTATTGATTGGTGCAGCAGGACATGAATTATCAGCAGAAGGAGCGACAAGATTTTTTATCTTGATCTTGGTGATTCTTGCTGTTATTTGGTTGACTAGCCTCGTTCTCAAATGGTTATTTATTAAGTTAAACTCATTTTTGAGAAGTAACTTACACCGTTTTTGGTTAGGAATTAAGACAAGCCCCAGATTATCTAAAGTATATTATGCTATTACTCCTGCTCAGGAGGAAAATCATTACAATACGGTTGGTTTAATACTTATTGCCCTCGTGGTTTTTTTTCTCTTTTTAGCTTTGGCTATTTTTACCCTTGAAGGTCAACTGTTAGACTATATCAATGTGCCTGTGCATTTTTTTATGCAAAGCGTCCACAGTTCCTTGCTGGAAGCATTTTTCATTGCATGTGCTCAATTAACAAGCAAATCAACATTAATTGGGTTATTCATCGTTTCTTGCGTATGGTTTATTTATCATAAAAATTATCGAGCTACAGTTTATCTGAGCAGCATAACCCTATTTAGCTGTTTTATTGCTTTATTTTTAACTAAAATAATTGACAGCCCCAGACCTCAAGGATTGTTGGTTACTTTGCCTGGCTCTTCTTTTCCATCCATTAGTATTTCCATTGCTACTGCGCTTTATGGTTTTATTTTGTTTTATATAAATAGCAAGTATTCCTTAATAACCAGCAGTTTTAAAACGATTATATTAATTGTGCTCGGGTTAAGCGGGTTTGCTAACATCTATTTAGGTGATTTTTGGTTTTCCGATATTTTAGCTGCTTATTTGTTGGGGGCTGAAATTTGTTTGATTCATTGTTTGGTATATAGAAGGTTTAGTACTTCTATTATAAAGAATGAGCATCCATTAATTATGCTCATGTCACTGTTTATGGTTATTGTATTGACCACAGCAATTTCAACAGCTGTGAATTTTAAAGAGCTGGTTCATGACCATATGCCCTATCACAAAGAGTTTACTCTAACAGAAAAACAATGGTGGGATCAGCAAAGCCCACTTTTACCTTTGTATAGACTAAACAGAATTGGAAAACGAATAAGCCTTTTAAACATTCAATACGTAGGTGATCTGGATACATTGCAAAATAAGCTTGAACAATTTGGATGGGAACCGCAGAGTGATAAAACTTTTTTTACCAGATTACTGATGCGAATGAATAATGCACCATCAAATGTTAAACTTCCATTGCTCACCCAGTTATTTGAAAACAAAAAGCCGGGGTTGATGATGACGTATCAAGATAAAAAATCCAGGTTGATTCTTGATTTGACTATTTGGCAATCAAATTATTATCTGTCTGATCCTAAAAGAATTGTGTGGATAGGTTCCATTCATCAAAATATCTTTAATTTAAAGCAAAAAAAATCCAAACATGATTTACCACCAGTATTAAATCCATTGTCTTATGTAATCCCTGCCCTTGATGACTTTACCCTTAGACGGATTGTGTTGTCTTATAATTTAATAAAAACATCGGCTTTCCCTACTGCCCCGTTTATTCTTTTGATAAAAACCAAATAA
- a CDS encoding septal ring lytic transglycosylase RlpA family protein, whose amino-acid sequence MRKILIILSVCLVGCQAIHDKPNQANNKHQNTHTKNSVYDRYKYKTNRYTIQQDAAPKQAKQVSFKEPVPTKEPLSRYGNPSEYYVDGRTYEVMKSSTGYKTRGIASWYGTKFHKQRTSSGEPYNMYVMTAAHKTLPLPTYVKVRNLENGKVAIVKVNDRGPFHADRVIDLSYAAALKLGVFPKGTAHVEIETLMGPAGQGHYYLQAGAFSSEALAKRLKDKLIHITPSPVFIEHYKQHYIVRVGPFGNKLMADNLKTKLSNNGIKGSFSVLI is encoded by the coding sequence ATGCGCAAAATACTCATTATTCTTTCAGTTTGCTTGGTGGGATGCCAAGCCATTCATGATAAACCCAACCAGGCAAATAATAAACATCAAAACACTCACACTAAAAACTCTGTCTACGATCGATATAAATACAAAACCAACCGTTATACAATTCAACAGGATGCTGCTCCCAAGCAAGCCAAACAAGTGAGCTTTAAAGAACCTGTACCGACCAAAGAACCATTAAGCAGATATGGCAATCCTTCTGAGTATTATGTTGATGGGCGTACTTATGAAGTTATGAAAAGCTCAACGGGATATAAAACTCGTGGTATTGCCTCATGGTATGGAACAAAATTTCATAAACAGCGTACATCCAGTGGCGAACCATATAATATGTATGTCATGACTGCTGCTCACAAAACATTACCTCTGCCAACTTATGTCAAAGTAAGAAACCTGGAAAACGGTAAAGTCGCAATAGTTAAAGTTAATGACAGAGGACCATTTCACGCAGATCGAGTCATAGATCTCTCTTATGCCGCCGCATTAAAACTGGGGGTTTTTCCCAAAGGGACAGCTCATGTTGAAATTGAAACACTTATGGGGCCAGCTGGGCAAGGTCATTATTATTTGCAGGCAGGAGCCTTTTCCTCTGAGGCACTGGCAAAGCGTTTGAAGGACAAGCTAATTCATATCACCCCATCTCCAGTGTTTATTGAACACTATAAGCAACATTATATTGTCCGAGTTGGACCTTTTGGTAATAAATTAATGGCTGACAACCTTAAGACGAAATTATCAAATAACGGAATAAAAGGATCCTTTTCTGTGTTAATTTAA
- a CDS encoding YbeD family protein produces the protein MTKTTLIEFPCYFPIKIIGINSELLLNEIKQIVINHFPTFDNEHLTHKMSEKNKYLAITVTVYAENQMSLDGLYQDLSQHPDVKMVL, from the coding sequence ATGACAAAAACGACATTAATAGAATTCCCATGCTATTTTCCTATAAAAATTATCGGTATTAACTCAGAACTATTACTCAATGAAATCAAACAAATCGTTATTAATCACTTCCCTACCTTTGACAATGAACATTTAACTCATAAAATGAGTGAGAAAAACAAGTACCTGGCTATTACTGTGACAGTATACGCAGAAAATCAAATGTCACTGGATGGATTATATCAGGATTTAAGTCAACATCCGGATGTGAAAATGGTTTTATAA
- a CDS encoding D-alanyl-D-alanine carboxypeptidase family protein — MTRATSFLLTLLFFITLFVQSTNSMADEVLPSSDLQKPSPTVTMKPFTTPAAPLLNAKAYILIDVNSGKVIAEKNSEEKLPPASLTKMMTLYVISNALKSGQIHLTDMVRVSRDAWQTGGSRMFIKEGDQVSVEDLLKGIIVDSGNDACVAMAEHLGGSENAFTDIMNQQAQNLGMKNSHFTDSTGLPDPNLYTTAKDLAILGRALILDFPEYYDWYKQKWFTYNGIRQPNRNRLLWRDSQVDGIKTGHTNDAGYCLVSSAKRNNMRLLAVVLGEPSDSVRADDSEKLLNYGFRFFETHQLYKSGQSIAEIPLYKGTSEKITVGLTEDQFITIPAGQYERLNISTKVPNDLQAPIKKGDKVGDIIVQFNNNVVSSKPLYALQTVESGGFYTRTKDSIRLAFKRWFGS, encoded by the coding sequence ATGACCAGAGCAACGTCTTTTCTTTTGACGCTATTATTTTTTATTACTTTATTTGTACAATCCACCAATTCAATGGCTGATGAGGTGCTCCCCTCCTCTGATTTACAGAAGCCTTCTCCTACAGTCACAATGAAACCTTTTACAACTCCAGCTGCTCCATTGCTTAACGCCAAAGCTTATATTTTAATTGATGTGAATAGTGGGAAAGTAATTGCTGAAAAAAATAGTGAGGAAAAATTACCACCTGCCAGTTTGACCAAAATGATGACTTTGTACGTTATTTCTAATGCATTGAAGAGTGGACAAATTCATTTGACTGATATGGTAAGAGTGAGTCGTGATGCATGGCAGACAGGTGGCTCTCGTATGTTTATAAAAGAGGGTGATCAGGTCTCTGTTGAAGATCTGTTAAAAGGCATCATAGTAGATTCTGGTAACGACGCTTGTGTTGCTATGGCAGAACACCTTGGTGGTTCGGAAAATGCTTTTACCGATATTATGAATCAGCAAGCTCAAAATTTGGGTATGAAAAATAGTCATTTTACAGACAGTACAGGGTTACCCGATCCTAATCTATATACAACAGCTAAAGATTTGGCGATTTTAGGTCGAGCCTTAATACTCGATTTCCCTGAATATTATGACTGGTATAAACAAAAATGGTTTACATATAATGGTATACGTCAACCTAATCGAAATCGTTTGTTATGGAGAGACAGCCAGGTTGATGGTATAAAAACAGGCCACACCAATGACGCTGGATATTGTTTGGTATCTTCCGCAAAGCGTAATAACATGCGTTTATTGGCCGTAGTTTTAGGTGAACCCAGTGATTCTGTGCGTGCTGATGATAGTGAAAAATTACTAAATTACGGTTTTAGATTTTTTGAAACTCATCAATTATATAAATCAGGGCAATCAATTGCCGAAATACCTCTTTATAAAGGAACTTCTGAGAAAATTACAGTGGGGTTAACAGAGGATCAATTTATTACGATACCTGCCGGTCAATATGAAAGGTTAAATATTTCAACTAAAGTTCCTAATGATTTACAAGCTCCCATAAAGAAAGGCGATAAAGTGGGTGATATTATTGTTCAATTTAATAACAATGTCGTGTCAAGCAAACCGCTTTATGCTTTGCAAACAGTAGAGTCAGGTGGATTTTATACTAGAACAAAAGATTCGATACGGTTAGCATTTAAGCGATGGTTCGGTTCCTAG
- a CDS encoding type I secretion system permease/ATPase has translation MNTPRRQSWSHIDLGDIAKNDSLLACLVLLTRYYQYPFSPASLIARLPLVNSKLSVDMFSRAAARASLDSEVKTLKLEQISDADLPLVLIKKSGEAVLLILEDDGKRAILDPKQPDSRIDLNQIADELNGQVIFVEQQYKPSTRAHETLSKEQKNWFWKVVIKSWPLYSEVLVASLLVNVFALVVPLFSMNVYDRVVPNHAIDTMWVLASGVALVFIFDMLLKSLRSYFIDVANKHSDKELSALIFQQVLGLSMANRPKSVGSLANTVQSFEVFRDFITSTTMTVLVDLPFVFIFLFVIYLIGGVLFWIPFLVLPTIFIIGLLLQWPLIRLTRKSYQYGAEKQATLFESLATIETVKTTGAESVLQSRWEKIINEAAKNSMQLRFVANTSISITNLAQQIATIAIIIAGVYMISAGELTTGGLIACTILTGRALAPMAQVSTLFTRYFQSVNALDSLNKIMQLETDTTEETRYLHRPSLKGAVEFKQVSFHYKEDETKVLQNINFKINTGERVAIIGRVGSGKSTLGKLILKLYAPTEGTILLDGTDYKQINPDDLRQQIGYIPQDIVLFYGSIRDNICVGAPFVNDSALLKAAEIAGVTNFTNNHPKGFDRQVGEKGAELSGGQRQSVALARALIMSPNILLLDEPTSAMDDNNEKQIKKNLNDYLSDNRTLILITHKISMLELVNRIIVLENGKIIADGNKDSVLSALRTGVTVRK, from the coding sequence ATGAATACTCCCAGAAGACAATCATGGTCTCATATTGATTTGGGCGACATAGCAAAGAATGACTCACTGCTAGCCTGCCTGGTATTATTAACCCGATACTATCAATATCCTTTTTCGCCCGCATCGCTTATAGCTCGCTTGCCATTAGTCAACAGTAAATTGAGTGTTGATATGTTTTCACGTGCTGCTGCCAGAGCTTCTTTAGATTCTGAAGTAAAAACTTTAAAATTAGAACAAATTAGTGATGCGGACCTCCCATTAGTATTAATTAAAAAAAGTGGCGAAGCTGTGCTTCTAATACTGGAGGATGATGGTAAAAGAGCAATCCTTGATCCCAAGCAACCTGATTCCCGGATTGATTTGAATCAAATTGCTGATGAGTTAAACGGGCAAGTCATCTTTGTTGAACAACAATACAAACCTAGTACGAGAGCACATGAAACTCTTTCCAAAGAACAAAAAAACTGGTTTTGGAAAGTTGTTATTAAATCTTGGCCATTGTATTCCGAAGTACTTGTTGCCTCCTTGCTCGTGAATGTGTTTGCACTTGTTGTTCCCTTATTTAGCATGAATGTGTATGACCGCGTGGTTCCAAACCATGCTATTGATACCATGTGGGTTCTTGCCAGTGGTGTAGCATTAGTATTTATCTTTGACATGCTGCTCAAGAGTTTACGTTCCTATTTCATTGATGTGGCAAATAAACACAGTGATAAAGAGTTGTCTGCTTTAATATTTCAGCAAGTTCTTGGATTAAGTATGGCTAACAGGCCAAAATCTGTTGGTTCTTTAGCAAATACCGTGCAGTCATTTGAGGTATTCAGAGATTTTATTACTTCGACTACTATGACAGTTCTTGTGGATCTCCCTTTCGTATTTATTTTTCTATTTGTTATTTATTTGATAGGCGGGGTATTATTTTGGATACCTTTTTTAGTGCTCCCTACTATTTTTATAATAGGTTTATTGCTTCAATGGCCTTTAATTCGACTTACGAGAAAATCCTATCAATATGGTGCTGAAAAGCAAGCTACGCTGTTTGAATCTTTGGCTACTATAGAAACTGTAAAGACCACTGGAGCAGAGTCTGTACTGCAGTCACGATGGGAAAAAATAATAAATGAAGCAGCTAAAAACTCTATGCAATTGCGTTTTGTAGCTAATACAAGTATTAGTATCACTAATCTGGCCCAACAAATTGCAACCATCGCTATTATCATTGCAGGTGTTTATATGATTTCTGCAGGTGAGTTAACCACAGGAGGATTGATTGCCTGTACCATATTGACCGGAAGAGCATTAGCGCCTATGGCGCAAGTATCCACTTTATTTACTCGCTACTTTCAATCAGTTAATGCTCTGGATTCATTAAACAAAATTATGCAACTTGAGACAGATACTACAGAAGAAACTCGTTATCTCCATAGACCCTCTCTGAAAGGTGCAGTTGAATTTAAACAGGTGTCTTTTCATTACAAGGAGGATGAGACAAAGGTACTGCAAAATATTAATTTTAAAATTAATACAGGTGAACGTGTAGCCATTATAGGGAGAGTTGGTTCAGGTAAATCGACTTTGGGAAAATTAATATTAAAGCTGTATGCTCCTACAGAAGGAACCATTCTTCTGGATGGCACCGATTATAAACAAATTAATCCTGACGATTTACGTCAGCAAATAGGTTATATTCCTCAGGATATTGTTTTATTTTATGGAAGCATAAGAGATAACATTTGCGTGGGTGCTCCCTTTGTAAATGATTCCGCGCTTTTAAAGGCAGCTGAAATAGCTGGAGTAACGAATTTTACCAATAATCACCCTAAAGGCTTTGATAGGCAAGTTGGAGAAAAAGGAGCGGAATTATCAGGAGGGCAAAGACAATCTGTGGCACTTGCTCGTGCATTGATTATGAGCCCTAATATCTTATTATTGGATGAGCCGACCTCGGCAATGGATGATAATAACGAAAAACAAATCAAAAAAAATCTTAATGACTATTTATCTGATAATCGTACTTTAATTTTAATAACTCATAAGATTTCCATGCTGGAACTGGTCAATCGCATCATCGTTTTGGAAAATGGCAAAATCATTGCTGATGGTAATAAAGATTCTGTTCTGAGTGCCCTTAGGACTGGAGTAACGGTAAGGAAATAG
- a CDS encoding D-amino acid aminotransferase has translation MNIVFVDGKYCCQSEAKISIFDRGFLFGDSVYEVLPVYHGQPCFVDKHLDRLFSNMKKIKMTIPNYDWHGLIHRLISENNGGNLQVYIQVTRGNQGIRKHDIPTSITPSVIAFTMHNPYPTKEDKEKGMSAKLIEDIRWTRCDIKTTSLLANILLNDEAVSEGFHTSILTRNGLITEGSSTNVFIVTQNGVIKTPPLNNLCLPGITRQVVIEIIKKLDLKFMEVEISISELFSAQEIWATSTTKEVFPITKINDSLINSGTVGKYWRIINDSYQQLVN, from the coding sequence ATGAATATCGTTTTTGTTGACGGAAAGTATTGCTGTCAATCTGAAGCAAAAATTTCAATATTTGATCGAGGCTTTCTATTTGGTGATTCGGTTTATGAAGTGCTGCCTGTTTACCATGGGCAGCCTTGTTTTGTTGACAAACATCTTGACCGATTATTCTCAAATATGAAAAAAATTAAAATGACCATACCAAATTATGACTGGCATGGTTTAATTCATAGACTGATATCAGAAAATAATGGTGGTAATTTACAAGTTTATATTCAAGTCACACGAGGGAATCAAGGCATACGTAAACATGATATACCTACTTCCATCACACCTTCGGTTATCGCATTCACTATGCACAACCCTTATCCTACTAAGGAAGATAAAGAAAAAGGAATGTCAGCAAAGTTGATAGAAGATATTCGATGGACGAGATGCGATATAAAAACCACTTCTTTGCTTGCGAATATATTGCTGAATGATGAGGCTGTATCCGAAGGATTCCATACTTCAATTCTTACCCGAAATGGTCTAATTACAGAAGGAAGTAGCACTAATGTATTTATTGTAACTCAGAATGGTGTTATTAAGACTCCACCCCTTAATAATCTCTGTTTGCCAGGAATTACGCGGCAAGTTGTTATTGAAATAATTAAAAAATTAGATTTAAAGTTTATGGAAGTAGAAATTAGCATTTCAGAGCTTTTTTCTGCTCAAGAAATTTGGGCAACAAGCACGACAAAAGAAGTATTTCCCATTACAAAAATTAATGACTCCTTGATTAATAGCGGAACAGTGGGCAAATATTGGCGGATAATTAATGATTCCTACCAACAATTAGTAAATTAA
- a CDS encoding cation:proton antiporter: MHDGSVFYTIFLIFAGAAFFSTLVLYTKQSLLVAYIILGASFGPWGLKLVSDVTVVKQIGDIGIVFLLFLLGLHLQPQNLIHMLRKVTWIAIVSSILFAALAYGIGRWFGLSVTESMILGGAMMFSSTIIGLKLLPTTILHHQHTGEVMISVLLMQDVIAIVLLILINSAHQDGNLSINDFILVIIALPALCLFSFLFERYILIKLLARFDRTQEYVFLLSIGWCLGISVLAQKIGLSEDIGAFIAGVALASSPISLFIAESLKPLRDFFLVMFFFSIGATFNFGFGAQVVIPAVILATLILIIKPLLFYILLARSGEKKQVAKEVGIRLGQGSEFSLLVASIALSTNLISEVASNLIQATTILTFIVSSYLVVLKYPTPIALSEKMRKD, from the coding sequence ATGCATGATGGCTCTGTATTTTACACTATATTTTTGATATTTGCCGGAGCTGCGTTTTTTTCTACTCTGGTATTATATACCAAACAATCACTATTGGTTGCTTATATAATACTCGGAGCTAGCTTTGGTCCTTGGGGATTAAAGCTTGTATCCGATGTGACGGTTGTCAAACAGATAGGTGATATCGGAATAGTATTCTTGCTTTTCTTATTAGGATTGCATTTACAGCCCCAGAATTTGATTCATATGTTAAGAAAAGTAACCTGGATTGCAATCGTAAGTTCAATCTTGTTTGCTGCGCTGGCCTATGGAATTGGCAGATGGTTTGGCCTCTCAGTCACTGAATCCATGATATTGGGTGGCGCCATGATGTTTTCAAGTACAATTATTGGCTTGAAATTATTACCTACAACCATTTTGCATCACCAGCATACTGGTGAAGTCATGATTAGTGTACTTTTAATGCAGGACGTTATAGCAATAGTTCTCTTGATATTAATTAATAGTGCTCATCAGGATGGCAACCTATCAATCAATGATTTTATCCTGGTTATTATCGCGCTACCTGCCTTATGCCTGTTCTCCTTTTTATTTGAAAGATACATTTTGATAAAACTGCTGGCACGTTTTGATAGAACCCAGGAATATGTTTTTTTACTCTCAATAGGATGGTGTTTGGGGATATCCGTTTTGGCGCAAAAAATAGGGTTATCAGAAGATATTGGCGCTTTTATAGCAGGAGTAGCTTTGGCATCCAGCCCAATTTCATTGTTTATTGCTGAAAGTTTAAAACCATTAAGAGATTTTTTCCTCGTCATGTTCTTTTTTTCGATAGGAGCCACTTTTAATTTTGGATTTGGAGCACAAGTAGTTATCCCGGCAGTGATATTAGCGACATTGATACTGATTATCAAACCATTGTTATTTTATATATTGCTTGCCCGCTCTGGTGAGAAAAAACAAGTAGCAAAAGAGGTGGGAATTCGCCTGGGGCAAGGAAGTGAGTTTTCTTTATTGGTTGCAAGCATCGCCTTGAGTACAAACCTGATTTCAGAAGTCGCCTCCAATTTAATTCAGGCAACGACTATTTTAACTTTTATCGTTTCATCGTATCTTGTTGTATTGAAATATCCAACACCTATAGCTTTATCTGAAAAAATGCGTAAGGATTAA